A single region of the Podospora pseudopauciseta strain CBS 411.78 chromosome 1, whole genome shotgun sequence genome encodes:
- the ARP4 gene encoding Actin-related protein 4 (COG:Z; EggNog:ENOG503NUWX; BUSCO:EOG09262MOO) gives MAQQPLPSSVQPTDVYGGDEVSAIVLDPGYINTRAGFAGEEMPKQVLPSFYGHITSNRDVFGDQAMYPRADFEIRNYMNRDSVVEDWDAATKIWEHALVNRLGIPRPTPPSKNGLNNKPKPAAEGEDVEMADEADLDETENYEKPMAENPLLMTEAAWNSPKQREKAIEICMENWACPAFWLSKTPVLAAFAAGKATALVLDVGGSNTSVTAIFDGMVLKRSVQRSPVGGVWLSSQIRSLFEASEPKVEVVPTFMVENKKPVEAGQPADARLKTFDFQISPSFRAYEEERVLKEFKESVVEVWRGPGRYLAPGNEDYAKNLPGRVFEMPDGSNQMWREQRFKVAEGMWDDNAAFPGATEEGKITKAQTVPGLIKAALDSIDVDVRPALLANVVVTGSTSLLPGFTDRLNHELTAMFPSVKVKLHAAGLSSERRFGAWIGGSILGSLGTFHQMWISRKEYEENGPGIVEKRCK, from the exons ATGGCACAACAACCGCTCCCCTCGTCGGTACAACCGACAGACGTCTATGGCGGAG ACGAAGTCTCTGCCATCGTCCTTGACCCAGGCTATATCAACACCCGTGCCGGCTTCGCGGGCGAAGAAATGCCTAAGCAGGTTCTCCCTTCGTTCTACGGCCATATCACCTCCAATCGCGATGTCTTCGGCGACCAGGCAATGTATCCCCGTGCTGACTTCGAGATCCGCAATTACATGAACCGCGATAGCGTCGTGGAGGACTGGGATGCCGCCACCAAGATCTGGGAGCATGCCCTTGTCAACCGCCTGGGCATCCCCCGCCCAACCCCGCCCAGCAAAAACGGCCTGAACAACAAGCCCAAACCAGCAGCCGAGGGCGAAGATGTGGAAATGGCCGACGAGGCTGATTTAGACGAGACGGAAAACTACGAAAAGCCCATGGCGGAGAATCCGCTGTTGATGACAGAGGCGGCGTGGAACTCACCAAAGCAGAGGGAAAAGGCCATTGAGATTTGCATGGAGAATTGGGCGTGTCCTGCGTTTTGGCTGAGCAAGACCCCGGTGCTGGCTGCCTTTGCAGCGGGGAAGGCGACAGCCTTGGTGTTGGACGTGGGAGGGTCTAACACCAGTGTCACGGCGATTTTTGACGGCATGGTGCTGAAGCGGAGCGTCCAGCGGTCGCCTGTCGGCGGTGTATGGCTCAGCAGCCAGATCAGGTCACTCTTTGAGGCCAGCGAGCCCAAGGTGGAGGTTGTGCCTACTTTTATGGTGGAAAACAAGAAGCCGGTGGAGGCTGGGCAACCTGCTGACGCCAGACTGAAGACTTTTGATTTCCAGATTTCACCCTCCTTCAGGGCctatgaggaggagagagtCTTGAAAGAGTTCAAGGAGTCTGTGGTAGAGGTTTGGAGGGGCCCTGGGAGATACCTCGCGCCAGGAAACGAGGACTACGCCAAGAACCTGCCTGGCCGTGTGTTTGAGATGCCAGATGGCAGCAATCAGATGTGGCGCGAGCAACGCTTCAAGGTTGCCGAGGGCATGTGGGACGACAACGCTGCCTTCCCCGGCGCCACCGAGGAAGGAAAGATCACCAAGGCCCAGACTGTGCCCGGCTTGATCAAGGCAGCACTCGACTCCATCGACGTCGACGTTCGACCTGCCCTTTTGGCCAACGTTGTCGTTACCGGGAGCACAAGCTTGTTGCCAGGGTTCACCGACCGCCTGAACCACGAACTTACAGCCATGTTCCCCAGCGTTAAGGTCAAGCTTCACGCCGCCGGCCTCAGCAGCGAGAGGCGGTTCGGGGCCTGGATAGGTGGCAGCATCCTCGGGAGTTTGGGCACATTCCACCAGATGTGGATCTCACGAAAGGAATACGAGGAGAACGGGCCTGGGATCGTGGAGAAGCGCTGCAAGTAG
- a CDS encoding hypothetical protein (BUSCO:EOG09260BL6; COG:K; EggNog:ENOG503NWFE), whose translation MAVDELDFANLNDEAWADVEARDEAAIKKINNAFEDGELNGIIGNVASGGAIDQADKADDAIDFEDMDLSDEDDLPEEEEATGPPLDVNDDEDDLFGDAGFRSSPEPADGLNDDNDADSNAPDADGMDIDEPAKSLEELRAMNFDFDHDPGLDETNQDPNIPAPAENLVEAVKQAYPGFKENAVLPWNELLRPKVATWISKKPLKPPKHLVPSKLSLDLEADQEKLFRIPGTAMYSVFQRIRDAEARGLWSLEEYEPLEQADIEVFSVDDGESGDEKIGGYTLRDIALVCDDWDSVVGLAELQSQNQVDSVTEDRHIKSEPDEDDEDDEWDRMFLDNQPASKKRRLEIPKGLPPIPTFTAPNFDNYEQAASKLGKRVILDMNDPFLLVDDVESSERAAKRRKTQHKTVRLANGRLGRELTQRFNFSSDQAYDALKENAQSKVRATLAPIPVEHSMPAQRLSWPYYKVKLTASDPHSYHRPQFHPKKDGQHLIRFSKPQPTKRKLMRAKKIPEAFRTSADLSMNDSSTAVLLEYCEEVPIVLSNFGMGQKIINYYRRSKGTDSNSKGEKRELGENCVLMPEDRSPFAMVGQVHPGETVPTLHNQMFRAPIFKHSPRKTDFLVGRSSTGKSGASWYIRNIDHLFVVGQILPSMEVPGPHSRRVTNIAKNRLKMVSYRLLRNSDNVTLSDITKHVAESNESQNRQKLKEFLDFRKEQRNWTLKEGDEMLPESEIRSLVRPEEVCLLDAMQVGAHELENGGYEVNDSMVNDENEAGDELPPDALANKMAPWRLTKAFIDASHGKAMIAVHGAGDPTGKGLGVSYLRTSMKGGFLEQLQGPNATSADAIERQRKANGGHMYNVKNQDTLYSEALKDIWNRQRESLQDAQEHDDDDVLAQEDEDDRFNTQSQAPSRPAVPDGVSQISQSHASAVGGGRKLKITRQIKDENGELKTVEEIVHDPVVINQYLKRRRQQAMEKIDFDNIKLTGDKETDTLILEKAAIELERLQKNKIRTAKRTKQKDLQQRMKEGGADGPDSPGPGGEKVPGTTRKCANCGQVGHIKTNKKLCPLLNGSRPREQNPDDAAGLASGDAPVAASFIL comes from the exons ATGGCGGTCGACGAACTCGACTTTGCCAATCTTAACGACGAGGCTTGGGCTGATGTCGAGGCCCGTGACGAagccgccatcaagaagatcaaCAACGCTTTTGAGGACGGCGAACTCAATGGCATTATCGGCAATGTCGCATCAGGCGGCGCCATCGACCAGGCCGACAAAGCCGACGATGCTATCGACTTTGAAGACATGGATTTGAGTGACGAAGATGACCtgcccgaggaggaggaagcgaCGGGCCCGCCCTTGGACGTTaatgacgatgaggacgacCTCTTTGGTGACGCCGGCTTCAGGTCCTCCCCGGAACCCGCTGACGGACTAAACGACGATAACGACGCCGATTCCAATGCTCCTGATGCAGACGGTATGGATATTGACGAGCCTGCCAAGTCGCTGGAGGAACTGCGGGCCATGAACTTCGACTTTGATCATGACCCTGGCCTGGACGAAACCAACCAAGATCCCAACATTCCGGCCCCTGCTGAGAATCTCGTGGAAGCCGTCAAGCAAGCCTACCCGGGGTTCAAGGAGAACGCTGTTCTGCCTTGGAACGAACTTTTGCGCCCCAAAGTTGCCACCTGGATCTCCAAGAAACCTCTGAAGCCTCCCAAGCACCTCGTGCCGAGCAAACTGAGCTTGGATTTGGAGGCCGATCAGGAGAAGCTTTTCAGAATTCCCGGCACTGCCATGTATTCGGTATTTCAGAGGATCAGAGATGCCGAGGCGCGCGGTCTGTGGTCTCTAGAGGAGTATGAGCCCCTGGAGCAAGCCGATATTGAGGTGTTCAGCGTGGACGATGGGGAGTCTGGCGATGAGAAAATAGGTGGGTACACCCTGCGCGACATCGCCCTTGTGTGCGATGACTGGGACAGCGTCGTCGGGCTTGCCGAACTCCAAAGCCAAAACCAGGTCGACTCCGTCACTGAAGACAGGCACATTAAGTCTGAGCCtgacgaagatgacgaagacgacgagtGGGATAGAATGTTTCTGGATAACCAGCCTGCCTCGAAGAAACGGCGGCTGGAGATACCAAAAGGCCTCCCGCCTATCCCAACCTTTACAGCACCGAACTTTGACAATTACGAACAAGCTGCCTCCAAGCTCGGGAAGCGCGTCATACTGGACATGAACGACCCGTTCCTTCTTGTGGATGATGTCGAGTCGTCAGAACGAGCCGCCAAGAGACGCAAGACCCAACACAAGACGGTCCGCCTGGCAAATGGACGCCTTGGCCGCGAATTGACCCAACGATTCAACTTTTCTTCGGACCAGGCCTACGATGCTCTCAAGGAAAACGCTCAGAGCAAGGTTCGCGCGACGTTGGCGCCCATTCCCGTTGAGCACAGTATGCCTGCCCAGCGGCTGTCTTGGCCATATTACAAGGTCAAGCTTACTGCCAGCGACCCGCACAGTTATCACCGGCCGCAATTCCATCCAAAGAAGGATGGTCAACATCTCATCAGGTTTTCCAAGCCTCAGCCTACAAAGCGCAAGTTGATGAGGGCCAAGAAGATTCCAGAGGCCTTCAGGACATCTGCCGATCTCTCAATGAACGACAGCTCCACCGCTGTACTACTGGAGTACTGCGAGGAGGTTCCCATTGTACTTTCCAACTTCGGCATGGGTCAAAAGATCATCAACTACTACCGTCGCTCAAAGGGCACTGACTCCAACTCTAAgggagagaagagggagctCGGCGAGAACTGTGTTTTGATGCCTGAGGACCGGTCTCCGTTTGCCATGGTTGGCCAGGTACATCCGGGTGAAACTGTGCCTACTCTTCACAACCAGATGTTCCGAGCCCCCATCTTCAAGCACAGCCCGAGAAAGACTGATTTCCTCGTCGGGCGCAGCTCCACCGGCAAATCAGGGGCGAGCTGGTACATTCGCAACATTGATCATCTTTTTGTCGTCGGTCAGATTCTTCCCTCGATGGAAGTGCCAGGACCTCACTCCCGGCGTGTGACCAACATTGCCAAAAACCGCCTCAAGATGGTTTCATATCGCCTGCTCAGGAACAGCGACAATGTCACGCTCAGCGATATCACAAAGCACGTCGCCGAGTCCAACGAGTCACAGAACCGTCAGAAGCTCAAGGAATTTTTAGACTTCCGCAAGGAGCAGCGCAACTGGACGCTTAAGGAAGGCGACGAAATGTTGCCGGAAAGCGAGATCCGGTCGCTTGTTAGGCCTGAAGAGGTCTGCCTGTTGGATGCCATGCAGGTGGGCGCACACGAACTCGAGAACGGCGGCTATGAAGTTAATGACAGCATGGTCAACGATGAGAATGAAGCCGGTGACGAGCTACCTCCGGATGCACTTGCTAATAAAATGGCGCCGTGGAGGCTCACCAAGGCTTTCATTGATGCGAGCCATGGCAAAGCCATGATCGCTGTTCACGGTGCGGGAGACCCGACGGGCAAAGGTCTCGGCGTCAGCTACCTCCGCACCTCGATGAAGGGTGGTTTCCTAGAGCAGCTTCAAGGTCCCAATGCTACATCCGCCGATGCCATAGAGCGACAACGGAAGGCTAACGGCGGGCACATGTACAACGTCAAGAACCAAGACACGCTGTACAGTGAAGCTCTCAAGGATATCTGGAACCGCCAGCGAGAAagtctgcaggatgcgcAGGAgcacgatgacgacgatgttTTGGCAcaggaagacgaggatgatcGCTTCAACACCCAGAGTCAGGCTCCTTCCCGCCCGGCCGTCCCCGATGGCGTCAGCCAGATCAGTCAGAGCCATGCCAGCGctgtgggtggtggcagaAAGCTGAAGATCACCCGGCAAATCAAGGATGAGAACGGCGAGCTTAAAACTGTTGAAGAGATCGTTCACGACCCCGTGGTCATCAATCAATACCTGAAGAGGAGGCGCCAACAAGCCATGGAGAAGATCGA CTTTGACAATATCAAGCTTACCGGAGACAAGGAAACCGATACGCTCATTCTTGAAAA AGCTGCGATTGAGCTCGAGCGTCTACAGAAGAACAAGATCCGAACAGCCAAACGCACCAAGCAGAAGGATCTTCAGCAGCGCATGAAGGAAGGCGGCGCCGACGGCCCCGATTCACCCGGTCCCGGCGGAGAAAAGGTCCCGGGCACGACGAGGAAGTGCGCGAACTGCGGCCAGGTCGGCCATATCAAAACCAACAAGAA GCTCTGCCCGCTTCTCAATGGGTCTCGACCCCGCGAGCAGAACCCCGACGACGCTGCTGGACTTGCATCTGGCGACGCGCCTGTTGCGGCCAGTTTCATTCTTTGA